In Mobula hypostoma chromosome 10, sMobHyp1.1, whole genome shotgun sequence, a single genomic region encodes these proteins:
- the LOC134352796 gene encoding zinc finger protein 585A-like, with the protein MSHQRVHLEERPFSCSDCGKAYIRSFDLRRHQRVHTGERPYICTECGKGFTRSSYLQAHRSVHTGERPFTCSDCGKGFTRSSALQTHQLVHSGERPFICSDCGKGFTRSSYLQTHQLVHSGERPFICSDCGKGFTHPSRLQTHQRVHTGERPFICSVCGKSFTRSSDLLTHERFHTGERPYVCSDCGKGFTRSSDLLTHQRVHTGERPFTCSDCGKGFTQSSQLKIHQRVHSGERPFTCSDCGKAFTHPSHLQKHQRVHTGERPFICSVCGKSFTWSSDLLTHQRVHTGERPYTCSECGKHFSRLSHLQTHQTVHTGWRPFTCSECGKGFTRSSHLQRHQSVHTGERPFTCSVCGKGFTQSSDLLTHQSVHTREMPFTCSNCGKGFSLSSQLKVHQQVHTEERPFTYSECGKGLTQLSHLVKHLRVHTVEKV; encoded by the coding sequence ATGAGTCACCAGAGAGTTCACCTTGAGGAGAGGCCGttctcctgctcagactgtggaaaggCATATATTCGGTCATTCGATCTCcggagacaccagcgagttcacaccggggagaggccgtatATCTGCacagagtgtgggaagggattcacccgATCATCCTACCTACAGGCACAccggtcagttcacactggggagaggccattcacctgctcagactgtgggaagggattcactcggtcgtcCGCCCTACAGACACATCAGttagttcacagtggggagagaccattcatctgctcagactgtgggaagggattcactcgatcatcctacCTACAGACACACCAAttagttcacagtggggagagaccattcatttgctcagactgtgggaaggggttcactcACCCATCTCGCCTACAGACACACCAGAgagttcatactggggagagaccgtttaTCTGTTCCGTCTGTGGGAAGAGCTTCACTCGGTCATCGGATCTGCTGACACATGAGCGATTTCACACTGGTGAGAGGCCGTACGTCTGCtctgattgtgggaagggattcacccgGTCATCTGATCTGCTGacgcaccagcgagttcacactggggagaggccattcacctgctcagattgtgggaagggatttactcagtcatctcaactgaagatacatcagcgggttcactctggggagaggccattcacctgctcagactgtgggaaggcattTACCCACCCATCCCACTTGCagaaacaccagcgagttcacacaggggagagacCTTTTATCTGCTCTGTGTGTGGGAAGAGCTTCACTTGGTCATCTGATCTGttgacacaccagcgagttcacactggggaaaggCCATACACTTGTTCTGAATGTGGGAAGCATTTCAGTCGATTGTCCCATTTGCAGACACACCAGACAGTTCACACTGGGTGGAGACCATttacctgctctgaatgtgggaagggattcactcggtcatcccacctacagagacaccagtcagttcacactggggagaggccattcacttgctcagtctgtgggaagggattcactcagtcatctgaccTACTAACACACCAGTCAGTACACACCAGGGAGATGCCATTCACCTGTTcaaactgtgggaagggattttctctgtcatctcaactgaaggtacatcagcaagttcacactgaggAGAGGCCATTTACCtactctgaatgtgggaaggggctCACTCAATTATCCCACCTTGTGAAGCACCTCCGAGTTCACACTGTGGAAAAAGTTTAA